A section of the Rhodobacteraceae bacterium M382 genome encodes:
- the carB gene encoding carbamoyl-phosphate synthase large subunit: MPKRTDIQSIMIIGAGPIVIGQACEFDYSGAQACKALREEGYRVILVNSNPATIMTDPGLADATYIEPITPEVVAKIIEKERPDALLPTMGGQTGLNTSLALEEMGVLEKFGVEMIGATRDAIEMAEDRKLFREAMDRLGIENPKATIVTAPKKPDGSADLDAGVQLALEDLEEIGLPAIIRPAFTMGGTGGGVAYNREDYIHFCRTGMDASPVNQILVDESLLGWKEYEMEVVRDKADNAIIVCSIENVDPMGVHTGDSITVAPALTLTDKEYQIMRNGSIAVLREIGVETGGSNVQWSINPEDGRMVVIEMNPRVSRSSALASKATGFPIAKIAAKLAVGYTLDELDNDITKVTPASFEPTIDYVVTKIPKFAFEKFPGSEPYLTTAMKSVGETMAIGRTIHESLQKALASMESGLTGFDEVDIPGAPDKAAVIKAISQTTPDRMRTIAQAMRHGLSNDEIFAVTKFDPWFLARIREIIETEEDVRSNGLPTDAATVRTLKMMGFTDARLAKLTDQSEKSVRKARRTLGVNAVFKRIDTCAAEFEAQTPYMYSTYEAPMMGEVECEARPSDRNKVVILGGGPNRIGQGIEFDYCCCHACYALTDAGYETIMINCNPETVSTDYDTSDRLYFEPLTFEHVMEILSTELENGTLHGVIVQFGGQTPLKLANALEAEGIPILGTTPDAIDLAEDRERFQALVNDLGLKQPHNGIASTDAQAMEIAEEIGFPLVIRPSYVLGGRAMEIVRDMAQLERYIAEAVVVSGDSPVLLDSYLAGAVELDVDAICDGTDVHVAGIMQHIEEAGVHSGDSACSLPPYSLDKDVIEEIKVQTHALARALNVVGLMNIQFAIKPDENGNNEIFLIEVNPRASRTVPFVAKATDSAIASIAARVMAGEKLSAFPMRPPYEADAGYDVDTPMADPMTLADPDMPWFSVKEAVLPFARFPGVDTILGPEMRSTGEVMGWDRSFARAFLKAQMGAGMVLPSSGCAFVSIKDADKGKLMVEAAQTLVEQGFTLVATRGTQGWLAEQGVACDVVNKVYEGRPNIVDMLKDGAVQLVMNTTEGAQAVEDSKAIRSIALYDKIPYFTTAAGSNAAALAIKAQAEGEVEVKSLQG, encoded by the coding sequence ATGCCAAAGAGAACCGACATCCAATCGATCATGATCATTGGGGCGGGTCCCATCGTAATCGGGCAAGCTTGCGAATTCGACTACTCTGGCGCACAGGCGTGCAAGGCGCTGCGCGAAGAGGGATACCGGGTGATCCTGGTGAACTCGAACCCCGCAACGATCATGACCGACCCCGGTCTGGCCGATGCCACTTATATCGAACCCATCACCCCGGAAGTGGTCGCCAAGATCATCGAAAAGGAACGCCCCGACGCGCTGTTGCCGACCATGGGCGGACAGACCGGGCTGAACACCTCGCTGGCGCTCGAAGAGATGGGGGTGCTGGAAAAATTCGGCGTCGAAATGATCGGTGCCACCCGCGATGCCATTGAAATGGCCGAAGATCGTAAACTCTTTCGCGAAGCGATGGACCGGCTGGGCATCGAAAACCCCAAGGCCACAATCGTCACCGCCCCCAAGAAACCCGACGGCAGCGCCGATCTGGATGCCGGGGTGCAACTCGCACTGGAGGATCTCGAAGAGATCGGCCTGCCCGCCATCATCCGGCCTGCGTTTACCATGGGTGGCACCGGTGGTGGCGTGGCCTATAACCGCGAAGATTACATCCACTTCTGCCGCACCGGAATGGACGCCTCTCCGGTAAACCAGATCCTGGTGGATGAAAGCCTGCTGGGCTGGAAGGAATACGAGATGGAAGTGGTCCGCGACAAGGCGGACAACGCGATCATCGTCTGTTCCATCGAAAACGTCGACCCCATGGGTGTACACACCGGTGATTCGATCACCGTGGCCCCGGCCCTGACCCTGACCGACAAGGAATATCAGATCATGCGCAACGGCTCGATCGCCGTTCTGCGTGAAATCGGGGTGGAAACCGGTGGGTCGAACGTTCAATGGTCGATCAACCCCGAAGATGGCCGCATGGTCGTGATCGAAATGAACCCGCGGGTGTCGCGCTCTTCTGCCCTGGCGTCCAAGGCGACCGGCTTTCCGATTGCCAAAATCGCTGCGAAACTGGCCGTCGGCTATACGCTGGACGAGCTGGACAACGACATCACCAAGGTCACCCCGGCCTCGTTCGAGCCGACCATCGACTATGTCGTGACCAAGATCCCAAAATTCGCATTCGAGAAATTCCCGGGGTCCGAACCCTATCTGACGACCGCAATGAAATCGGTGGGTGAAACCATGGCCATTGGCCGGACCATTCACGAATCGTTGCAAAAGGCGTTGGCGTCGATGGAGTCGGGTCTGACCGGTTTTGATGAAGTCGACATCCCCGGCGCACCTGACAAGGCCGCGGTGATCAAGGCGATCAGCCAGACCACCCCGGACCGGATGCGCACCATTGCCCAGGCGATGCGCCACGGACTGAGCAACGACGAAATCTTTGCCGTCACGAAATTCGACCCCTGGTTCCTGGCCCGGATCCGCGAAATCATCGAGACCGAAGAAGACGTGCGTTCCAACGGCTTGCCGACGGATGCAGCGACTGTGCGTACGTTGAAAATGATGGGCTTTACCGATGCCCGTCTGGCCAAGTTGACCGATCAGAGCGAAAAATCAGTGCGCAAGGCACGTCGCACCCTGGGTGTGAACGCGGTGTTCAAACGTATCGACACCTGCGCCGCCGAATTCGAAGCCCAGACCCCTTATATGTATTCCACCTACGAGGCCCCGATGATGGGCGAAGTGGAATGCGAAGCCCGCCCCAGCGACCGAAACAAAGTTGTCATTCTGGGTGGTGGTCCGAACCGGATCGGCCAGGGGATCGAGTTTGATTACTGCTGTTGTCACGCCTGTTATGCGCTGACGGACGCGGGATATGAAACCATCATGATCAACTGCAACCCCGAAACCGTGTCGACCGACTATGACACATCGGACCGGTTGTATTTCGAACCGCTGACTTTTGAACATGTGATGGAAATCCTGTCCACCGAACTGGAAAACGGCACCCTGCATGGCGTCATTGTTCAATTCGGCGGTCAGACCCCGCTGAAGCTGGCCAATGCGTTGGAGGCCGAAGGTATTCCGATCCTGGGCACCACCCCGGACGCCATCGACCTGGCAGAAGACCGCGAACGTTTCCAGGCGCTGGTCAATGATCTGGGCCTGAAACAGCCGCACAACGGCATTGCCTCGACCGACGCGCAAGCAATGGAAATCGCAGAGGAAATCGGCTTCCCTCTGGTGATCCGCCCGTCTTATGTTCTGGGGGGACGCGCCATGGAAATCGTGCGCGACATGGCCCAGCTGGAACGCTATATCGCCGAGGCGGTTGTGGTGTCAGGCGACAGCCCCGTGCTGTTGGACAGCTATCTGGCCGGCGCAGTCGAGCTGGACGTGGATGCCATCTGTGACGGCACCGACGTGCATGTTGCAGGCATCATGCAGCACATCGAAGAGGCCGGCGTGCATTCGGGCGACAGTGCCTGTTCGCTGCCCCCCTATTCGCTGGACAAGGATGTGATCGAAGAGATCAAGGTTCAGACCCACGCATTAGCGCGTGCGCTGAATGTTGTCGGCCTGATGAACATCCAATTCGCAATCAAACCGGATGAGAATGGCAATAACGAAATCTTCCTGATCGAAGTAAACCCACGTGCCTCGCGCACCGTGCCCTTTGTTGCCAAAGCCACCGACAGCGCAATCGCGTCGATTGCCGCGCGTGTGATGGCCGGTGAAAAACTGTCGGCCTTCCCGATGCGCCCGCCTTATGAGGCCGACGCCGGTTATGACGTGGACACGCCGATGGCGGATCCCATGACCCTGGCCGACCCGGACATGCCCTGGTTCTCGGTCAAGGAAGCGGTGTTGCCCTTTGCCCGGTTCCCCGGTGTCGACACTATTCTGGGCCCGGAAATGCGCTCGACCGGCGAAGTCATGGGGTGGGATCGCTCCTTTGCCCGCGCCTTTCTCAAGGCGCAGATGGGGGCCGGGATGGTTTTGCCGTCTTCGGGCTGTGCCTTTGTGTCGATCAAGGATGCCGACAAGGGCAAGCTGATGGTCGAAGCGGCACAGACGCTGGTCGAACAGGGCTTTACCCTCGTCGCCACCCGCGGCACACAAGGGTGGCTGGCCGAACAAGGTGTTGCCTGTGACGTGGTCAACAAGGTCTACGAGGGGCGCCCCAACATTGTAGACATGTTGAAAGATGGAGCCGTTCAATTGGTGATGAACACCACCGAAGGTGCCCAGGCGGTCGAAGACAGCAAGGCGATCCGCTCGATCGCGTTGTATGACAAAATCCCCTATTTCACCACCGCAGCGGGCAGCAATGCAGCAGCTTTGGCGATCAAGGCTCAGGCCGAAGGCGAAGTCGAAGTAAAGAGCCTGCAAGGGTAA
- a CDS encoding aminodeoxychorismate synthase component I gives MHIRFDQGPAGPGTCFEQPDQVIRADTAGDVPAALDAMDRARSQGAWLAGYASYELGYVLEPRLVNRLPRQRRLPLLCFGVYGAPGVSPLGTGEAALGALRPRWDQARYTQAFDVVNAGIGAGDIYQANLTFPIETEIFGDAPALYAALCDLQPVGHGAMVLQDGLPDLLSRSPELFFRTTADGMIETRPMKGTQPRSPDPVEDARRRDFLRTDEKNRAENLMIVDLLRNDISRVAETGSVRVPELFSVESYATVHQMVSLVQAQLRAEAGLGDILRALYPCGSITGAPKIRAMEILNDLEPWARDIYCGTIGWASPDGSAEFNVAIRTLMVEDGQVTLNVGGGVVWDSTAPSEYEEALWKTRFAKTPTLPQTRISA, from the coding sequence ATGCATATTCGTTTCGACCAGGGACCGGCCGGGCCGGGGACGTGTTTTGAACAACCGGATCAGGTGATCCGGGCGGATACGGCGGGCGATGTGCCCGCTGCGCTGGACGCAATGGATCGCGCCCGGTCCCAAGGTGCGTGGCTGGCGGGATATGCCAGTTACGAACTTGGCTATGTTTTGGAGCCCCGGCTGGTGAATCGGTTGCCACGGCAACGCCGCTTGCCGTTGTTGTGTTTCGGGGTTTATGGCGCGCCAGGTGTCAGCCCCCTGGGGACAGGCGAAGCCGCTCTGGGGGCTTTGCGCCCGCGGTGGGATCAGGCCCGGTATACCCAGGCTTTTGATGTCGTGAACGCAGGTATTGGCGCTGGTGACATTTATCAGGCCAATCTGACGTTCCCGATCGAAACCGAAATCTTTGGCGACGCACCAGCGTTGTATGCCGCCCTTTGTGATCTGCAACCGGTTGGACATGGTGCCATGGTGTTGCAGGATGGCTTGCCCGATCTGTTGTCGCGCAGCCCCGAACTGTTCTTTCGCACGACGGCCGACGGCATGATCGAAACACGCCCAATGAAGGGGACACAACCCCGCAGCCCCGATCCGGTCGAAGACGCGCGTCGTCGCGACTTTCTCAGGACGGATGAAAAGAACCGCGCCGAGAACCTGATGATCGTGGACCTGCTGCGCAATGATATCAGCCGAGTGGCCGAAACCGGATCGGTCAGAGTACCTGAACTGTTCAGCGTCGAAAGCTACGCCACCGTGCATCAGATGGTATCGCTGGTGCAGGCACAATTGCGCGCAGAGGCCGGGTTGGGCGACATCCTGCGCGCGCTCTATCCCTGTGGGTCAATCACGGGCGCGCCAAAGATCCGCGCCATGGAGATCCTGAACGACCTGGAACCCTGGGCCCGCGATATCTACTGCGGAACGATCGGCTGGGCGTCCCCGGATGGAAGCGCCGAATTCAACGTGGCGATCCGGACACTGATGGTCGAGGACGGGCAGGTCACGCTGAATGTCGGCGGTGGCGTTGTCTGGGACAGCACTGCACCGTCCGAATACGAGGAAGCTTTATGGAAAACCCGTTTCGCCAAAACCCCGACTTTGCCTCAGACCCGGATTTCCGCCTGA
- a CDS encoding aminotransferase class IV family protein, whose protein sequence is MENPFRQNPDFASDPDFRLIETLGWHPNGIGFRHLDRHLARLQRSALALGLAFDGDAVREVLDTVGGVHAQRCRLTLDGQGHMDLTTAALGKTPEDWCLVVAETRLQSCDPWLRHKTTRRALYESTRANLPAGVGEAIFVNEREEVCEGTITNIFVTLANADRVTPPLACGVLPGILRETLLDSGDFREQVVTLDDLRTARSIAVGNSLRGLIPARFAGGLG, encoded by the coding sequence ATGGAAAACCCGTTTCGCCAAAACCCCGACTTTGCCTCAGACCCGGATTTCCGCCTGATAGAAACTCTGGGCTGGCACCCGAATGGCATAGGGTTCCGGCATCTGGACCGCCATTTGGCGCGACTGCAGCGGTCGGCACTGGCTTTGGGGCTCGCGTTTGATGGCGATGCTGTCCGAGAGGTCCTGGACACTGTCGGCGGCGTGCACGCGCAACGCTGTCGGCTGACGCTGGATGGGCAGGGACATATGGACCTGACCACTGCCGCGCTGGGCAAGACGCCAGAAGACTGGTGTCTGGTCGTCGCTGAAACGCGGCTCCAATCGTGCGACCCGTGGCTGCGGCACAAAACCACGCGCCGGGCGTTGTATGAGTCCACCCGCGCCAATCTGCCTGCGGGCGTGGGCGAGGCGATCTTTGTCAATGAACGCGAAGAGGTCTGCGAAGGCACCATTACCAATATCTTTGTGACGCTGGCGAATGCAGATCGGGTGACGCCGCCGCTGGCCTGCGGCGTGTTGCCGGGAATCCTGCGCGAAACCTTGTTGGACTCCGGCGACTTTCGGGAACAGGTGGTCACGCTGGACGATTTGCGCACAGCTCGATCCATCGCTGTTGGAAACTCGCTGCGTGGCCTGATCCCGGCCCGCTTTGCGGGCGGTCTTGGCTGA
- the aspS gene encoding aspartate--tRNA ligase: MHAYRSHTCAALTAANVGETVRLSGWVHRVRDHGGVLFIDLRDHYGITQVLCDGDSPAFADLEKVRSEWCIRIDGTVKARAADLVNPKLPTGEIEVYVRELEVLGASEELPLMVFGDQEYPEETRLRYRYLDLRREKMQANMTLRSDVVASMRKRMWDREFREYQTPIITASSPEGARDFLVPSRLHPGKFYALPQAPQQFKQLMMVSGFDKYFQIAPCFRDEDPRADRSPTDFYQLDLEMSFVTQQDVFDTIQPVLQGVFEEFGGGRKVDTDWEQISYKDAAKWYGTDKPDLRNPIKMQDCSEHFRGSGFAIFASLLENEGTEVRAIPAPTGGSRKFCDRMNKFAQAEGLPGMGYIFWRKQSADSIAQERGISVKDVNALIKSGEIVLGNEAAGPLAKNIGPERTEAIRQQLGLDVGDAAFFLGGKPKAFESVAGRARTVIGDELGLTDTNRFAFAWIVDFPIYEADEESGKIDFEHNPFSMPQGGMEALQGNPLEVLGYQYDLACNGYELVSGAIRNHRPEIMFKAFEIAGYGKDEVEKRFGGMVNAFQFGAPPHGGCAAGIDRIVMLLADTANIREVIMFPMNQRAEDLMMSAPSEPMTDQLMELGLRVIPQD, encoded by the coding sequence ATGCACGCTTATCGCAGCCATACCTGCGCCGCTCTGACCGCCGCCAATGTCGGCGAAACCGTTCGCCTGTCCGGTTGGGTCCATCGGGTCCGTGATCACGGCGGCGTTCTGTTCATCGACCTGCGCGACCATTACGGCATTACCCAGGTGTTGTGCGATGGCGACAGCCCCGCCTTTGCCGATCTGGAAAAGGTCCGCTCCGAATGGTGTATCCGTATCGACGGTACCGTCAAGGCACGCGCCGCTGATCTGGTGAACCCGAAACTGCCCACCGGCGAAATCGAAGTATACGTGCGTGAGCTGGAAGTCTTGGGGGCTTCCGAAGAGCTGCCGCTGATGGTGTTTGGCGATCAGGAATACCCCGAAGAAACCCGTCTGCGGTATCGGTACCTCGATCTGCGCCGGGAAAAGATGCAGGCCAATATGACCCTGCGTTCGGATGTGGTTGCCTCGATGCGCAAACGCATGTGGGACCGCGAATTCCGCGAATACCAGACCCCGATCATCACCGCTTCCAGCCCCGAAGGCGCGCGTGACTTTCTGGTGCCCTCGCGTCTGCACCCGGGAAAATTCTATGCGCTGCCGCAGGCCCCGCAGCAGTTCAAACAGCTGATGATGGTGTCGGGCTTTGACAAATACTTTCAGATCGCGCCGTGTTTCCGCGACGAAGACCCGCGCGCCGACCGGTCGCCCACCGATTTCTACCAGCTTGACCTCGAAATGTCGTTTGTCACCCAACAGGATGTATTCGACACCATCCAGCCGGTGCTGCAGGGCGTGTTCGAAGAGTTCGGCGGTGGTCGCAAAGTCGATACCGACTGGGAGCAGATCTCCTACAAGGACGCTGCCAAATGGTATGGCACCGACAAACCCGACCTGCGCAACCCGATCAAGATGCAGGATTGTTCCGAACATTTCCGTGGTTCCGGCTTTGCCATCTTTGCCAGCCTGCTGGAAAACGAAGGCACCGAAGTGCGTGCCATTCCGGCCCCAACAGGTGGGTCGCGCAAATTCTGCGATCGGATGAACAAATTTGCCCAGGCAGAAGGTCTACCCGGCATGGGCTATATCTTCTGGCGCAAGCAATCGGCAGATTCCATCGCGCAGGAACGTGGCATTTCGGTCAAGGACGTCAATGCGCTGATCAAATCTGGCGAAATCGTTCTGGGCAACGAAGCGGCGGGACCGCTGGCCAAGAACATCGGTCCCGAGCGCACAGAAGCGATCCGTCAGCAGCTGGGTCTGGACGTGGGCGATGCGGCGTTCTTCCTGGGCGGCAAGCCCAAGGCGTTTGAATCCGTTGCAGGACGTGCACGGACTGTCATCGGTGACGAACTGGGTCTGACCGACACCAACCGGTTTGCATTCGCCTGGATCGTCGATTTCCCGATCTACGAGGCAGACGAAGAATCCGGCAAGATCGATTTCGAACACAACCCGTTCTCGATGCCCCAGGGCGGCATGGAGGCGTTGCAGGGCAACCCGCTCGAGGTGCTGGGCTATCAGTATGACCTGGCCTGTAACGGGTACGAGCTGGTATCCGGTGCGATCCGGAACCACCGTCCCGAAATCATGTTCAAGGCCTTTGAAATCGCCGGTTATGGCAAGGACGAAGTCGAAAAGCGTTTTGGCGGTATGGTCAACGCATTCCAATTCGGCGCTCCGCCCCACGGTGGCTGTGCGGCCGGGATCGACCGCATCGTCATGCTGTTGGCCGACACGGCCAACATCCGCGAAGTCATCATGTTCCCGATGAACCAGCGCGCCGAAGACCTGATGATGTCGGCCCCTTCGGAGCCGATGACCGACCAGTTGATGGAGCTGGGCCTGCGGGTGATCCCGCAGGATTGA
- a CDS encoding DUF1800 domain-containing protein: MGFSSELAEIRFGCGLSPDLAAPRSALDILDRLAAPDVMVTQFPLETFDVFRNRQLLLERNTRTARKARKNQNTAKAARFQHQAGTLRKKARQAKIGWLGQSILRWTWTEQGFRERLVTFWADHFTAIGKAGLFRYGTPIYIEDAIRPHILGRFSDLLIAATTHPIMLNYLDQDKSVGPSSLAAQTNRRLKGVNENLAREVLELHTLGVEGPYDQSDVRQLAELFTGLTQNAKTGFIFRKDMAEPGAETVLGKAYAATPALGTIHDVLTDLAMHPATARHIASKLAVHFVSDTPDPVLIDHLTRRYQDTQGDLMQTYAALLEHPSSWADPLMNVKPPFPFVASACRALAVSPDRLQGGRPTRITRGIMASLAVMGQAWLKPAGPNGWPEEDGAWITPQGLAARMRWAMAAPQELHMDLPDPRQFHQNVLGRYATAQVKFAARSAETRSDAIGLTLMSPGFQRR; this comes from the coding sequence ATGGGTTTTTCTTCTGAACTGGCGGAAATCCGTTTTGGATGTGGTCTTTCGCCCGACCTCGCGGCACCACGATCGGCGTTGGACATTCTGGACAGATTGGCAGCCCCGGACGTGATGGTGACGCAGTTTCCGTTGGAAACATTCGACGTTTTTCGCAATCGGCAGCTGTTGTTAGAGCGGAACACACGAACCGCGCGCAAAGCCCGGAAAAACCAGAACACAGCCAAGGCCGCGCGGTTTCAGCACCAGGCGGGCACGCTTCGCAAAAAGGCGCGGCAGGCAAAAATCGGCTGGCTTGGCCAGTCGATACTGCGCTGGACATGGACTGAACAGGGATTTCGCGAACGGCTGGTGACATTCTGGGCCGACCATTTCACCGCAATCGGCAAGGCGGGATTGTTTCGGTATGGGACACCCATTTATATCGAAGACGCAATCCGACCCCATATCCTGGGCCGCTTCAGCGATCTTTTGATTGCCGCAACGACGCATCCCATCATGCTGAATTATCTGGATCAGGACAAATCGGTGGGTCCCAGCAGTCTAGCCGCCCAGACCAATAGACGGTTAAAAGGGGTGAATGAAAACCTGGCGCGAGAGGTTCTGGAACTGCACACGCTGGGCGTTGAGGGGCCGTATGACCAATCGGACGTGCGTCAATTGGCTGAATTGTTCACCGGCCTGACACAAAACGCCAAGACAGGTTTCATATTCCGCAAGGATATGGCCGAACCGGGGGCCGAGACTGTCCTGGGCAAAGCCTATGCCGCCACTCCCGCGCTGGGTACGATCCATGATGTGCTGACCGATCTGGCCATGCATCCGGCGACAGCGCGCCACATCGCATCCAAATTGGCCGTGCATTTCGTGTCAGACACACCTGATCCTGTGCTGATTGATCACCTGACCCGTCGCTATCAGGACACGCAGGGTGATCTGATGCAGACTTATGCGGCCCTTTTGGAACATCCATCCAGCTGGGCAGACCCGTTGATGAACGTCAAACCCCCGTTTCCCTTTGTGGCATCAGCCTGCCGGGCTTTGGCGGTGTCTCCTGATCGGTTGCAAGGGGGCAGGCCGACGCGGATCACGCGTGGGATCATGGCATCTTTGGCGGTGATGGGGCAGGCTTGGTTGAAACCGGCCGGGCCAAATGGCTGGCCTGAAGAAGATGGTGCCTGGATCACGCCACAGGGTCTGGCCGCCCGGATGCGTTGGGCGATGGCCGCCCCGCAAGAGTTGCACATGGATTTGCCGGATCCACGGCAGTTTCACCAAAATGTTCTGGGCCGCTATGCCACGGCCCAGGTGAAATTTGCGGCGCGATCTGCGGAAACCCGATCCGATGCTATTGGCCTGACGCTGATGTCCCCGGGGTTTCAGCGCCGCTAG
- a CDS encoding DUF1501 domain-containing protein, with protein sequence MPQRLSRRRFLSQTAGLGCTLAASPVLTPVTFAAAPWETRLVVIILRGGMDALDVIQPYGDPDYAALRRTLKGGPESGAADLDGFYALHPALMPLRPLWDRAELGFVHAVSTPYRDKRSHFDGQDLLEAGTAGLDGRTDGWLNRLLQTVPGAGPRTAFALGRDDMKLLRGPAGVSNWSPEANLVMSPQAERLAGLVMQEDPLFHTALNEALDLSRAEMGGTRLADQMDEGIDEKMAPMTMPKPQKGRMHRQIAAFAARQLRGDTRVASFSINGWDTHSRQKAGLRAALGRLAETILEVQTGVGPDVWSKTAIVALTEFGRTVRENGTGGTDHGTGGAMVLAGGAIRGGRVQGHWPGLKEADLYARRDLMPTADVRAQVAWILRDVAGLDQTTLENTIFPGVDMGANPKLLR encoded by the coding sequence ATGCCCCAAAGGTTGTCCCGGCGCCGGTTTCTGAGCCAAACGGCTGGTTTGGGGTGTACGCTGGCCGCAAGCCCGGTGTTGACCCCTGTCACCTTTGCAGCGGCCCCTTGGGAGACACGGCTGGTGGTGATCATCCTGCGTGGGGGCATGGATGCCCTGGATGTAATACAGCCTTACGGTGATCCGGATTATGCGGCGCTGAGGCGGACGTTGAAGGGTGGACCTGAATCGGGCGCAGCCGATCTGGACGGGTTTTATGCGCTGCATCCGGCGTTGATGCCGTTGCGCCCGCTTTGGGACCGTGCCGAACTGGGATTTGTTCATGCGGTATCGACCCCTTACCGGGACAAACGCAGCCATTTTGACGGGCAGGATCTGCTCGAAGCGGGCACGGCCGGATTGGATGGTCGCACGGACGGCTGGCTGAACCGGCTGTTACAGACTGTACCCGGTGCCGGACCGCGGACGGCCTTTGCGTTGGGTCGGGACGACATGAAGCTGCTGCGTGGCCCTGCCGGGGTGTCCAACTGGTCCCCCGAAGCCAATCTGGTGATGAGCCCACAAGCCGAACGTTTGGCCGGGTTGGTCATGCAAGAGGATCCATTGTTTCATACCGCGCTGAACGAAGCGCTGGATCTGTCCCGTGCGGAGATGGGGGGCACCCGTCTGGCGGATCAGATGGACGAGGGCATAGATGAAAAGATGGCCCCAATGACCATGCCAAAGCCCCAAAAGGGCAGGATGCACCGTCAAATAGCAGCTTTTGCCGCCCGCCAGCTACGCGGGGATACACGGGTGGCGTCCTTTTCCATCAACGGTTGGGATACGCACAGCCGTCAAAAGGCGGGGCTCAGAGCGGCGTTGGGGCGGTTGGCCGAAACAATCCTGGAGGTGCAGACCGGGGTGGGGCCAGATGTTTGGAGCAAGACGGCGATTGTGGCGCTGACCGAGTTCGGCCGTACCGTGCGCGAAAATGGCACTGGCGGCACCGATCATGGCACCGGCGGGGCCATGGTGCTGGCCGGAGGTGCAATCCGTGGCGGCAGGGTGCAGGGACACTGGCCAGGGCTGAAGGAAGCAGATCTATATGCGCGGCGGGATTTGATGCCGACAGCAGATGTGCGTGCGCAGGTTGCCTGGATTCTGAGGGATGTGGCCGGTCTGGACCAAACCACCCTGGAGAACACGATATTTCCCGGGGTGGACATGGGGGCGAACCCAAAGCTGTTGCGCTGA
- a CDS encoding response regulator yields the protein MDELDPFATPNRHPTPTRPLLGLTILVVEDSRYASEAMRLLCLRSGARIRRADCLKSAYRHLQVYRPAVIVIDLGLPDGSGLSLIRDLAESVPRVGVILGTSGEDTGETLAMSAGADGFLAKPVTSLAVFQQAVLTRLPAEDRPAGLRLCDDEQIEPDPLAFQDDMAHVADVLNESQDDKVLDYVAQFVGGIARSAGDTSLADAAAGLARTRANGGPVASDTARIAGLVQERLLHRKAI from the coding sequence ATGGACGAACTGGATCCCTTTGCAACGCCAAATCGGCACCCGACGCCCACCCGCCCACTATTGGGGCTGACCATTCTGGTTGTCGAGGACAGCCGATACGCATCCGAAGCGATGCGCCTTTTGTGTTTGCGTAGCGGGGCGCGCATCCGACGGGCTGATTGCCTGAAGTCCGCGTATCGGCATCTACAGGTCTATCGACCTGCCGTCATCGTGATTGATCTGGGGCTCCCGGACGGGTCGGGGTTGTCGCTGATCCGTGATCTGGCCGAATCGGTGCCCCGTGTCGGTGTCATTCTGGGCACATCTGGCGAAGACACGGGCGAAACGCTGGCCATGTCGGCCGGTGCTGATGGTTTTCTGGCCAAACCCGTCACCTCGCTGGCCGTTTTTCAACAGGCGGTCCTGACCCGGCTTCCCGCCGAAGACCGGCCTGCCGGGCTGCGTCTGTGTGACGACGAACAGATCGAACCGGACCCCTTGGCCTTTCAGGATGATATGGCCCATGTGGCCGATGTGCTGAATGAATCGCAGGATGACAAGGTCCTGGACTATGTCGCCCAATTTGTCGGTGGGATTGCCCGCAGCGCCGGGGATACGTCATTGGCGGATGCAGCGGCGGGTTTGGCCAGGACCCGGGCCAACGGGGGGCCTGTGGCCTCGGATACGGCCCGCATTGCCGGATTGGTTCAGGAACGTCTTTTGCACCGAAAGGCAATCTGA
- the mce gene encoding methylmalonyl-CoA epimerase yields MIGRLNHVAIAVPDLEAAAAQYSTALGAKVGAPQDEPDHGVTVIFIELPNTKIELLYPLGDNSPINGFLEKNPSGGIHHVCYEVDDIIAARDHLKETGARVLGSGEPKIGAHGKPVLFLHPKDFNGCLVELEQV; encoded by the coding sequence ATGATTGGTCGTTTGAATCACGTCGCCATTGCCGTTCCGGACCTCGAGGCCGCAGCCGCCCAATACAGCACCGCATTGGGAGCCAAGGTGGGCGCGCCTCAGGATGAACCTGACCACGGCGTGACGGTCATCTTTATTGAACTGCCAAACACCAAGATCGAACTGCTTTATCCGCTGGGCGACAACAGCCCGATCAACGGGTTCCTGGAAAAGAACCCGTCGGGCGGCATTCACCATGTCTGCTATGAGGTCGATGACATCATCGCCGCGCGCGACCACCTCAAGGAAACCGGGGCCCGGGTTCTGGGATCGGGCGAACCCAAGATCGGGGCCCACGGCAAACCGGTTCTGTTCCTGCACCCCAAGGATTTCAACGGGTGTCTGGTGGAACTGGAACAGGTTTGA